A single window of Streptomyces sp. NBC_00464 DNA harbors:
- a CDS encoding xanthine dehydrogenase family protein molybdopterin-binding subunit — protein sequence MGVTGSPNSINQGTRTKGGIGESTLRPDGILKVTGEFAYSSDMWHEDMLWGHTLRSTVAHAEIVSIDTSEALATSGVYAVLTYDDLPTAVKNYGLEIQDTPVLAHGKVRHHGEPVALVAADHPETARRAAAKIRIDYRELPVITDEASATAPDAILVHEGRDDHHIGHVPHPNIVHRQPIVRGDAEAAKARADVVVSGEYVFGMQDQAFLGPESGLAVPSEDGGVDLYVATQWLHSDLRQIAPVLGLPEDKVRMTLSGVGGAFGGREDLSMQIHACLLALRTGKPVKIVYNRFESFFGHVHRHPAKLWYEHGATRDGKLTHMKCRIVLDGGAYASASPAVVGNASSLAVGPYVIEDVDIEALALYTNNPPCGAMRGFGAVQACFAYEAQMDKVASELGMDPVEFRQLNAMEQGTLLPTGQVVDSPAPVAELLRRVKARPLPPERQWESAGEHADVRALPGGLSNTTHGEGVVRGVGYAVGLKNVGFSEGFDDYSTARVRMEVIGGEPVATVHTAMAEVGQGGVTVHAQIARTELGVSQVTIHPADTRVGSAGSTSASRQTYVTGGAVKNSCEAVREQVLEIGRRKFGTYHPAWATAELLLEGGKVVTDGGEVLADLADVLEGEAVDVELEWRHRPTEAFDLRTGQGNGHVQYSFAAHRAVVEVDTELGLVKVIELACAQDVGKALNPLSVIGQIQGGTLQGMGIAVMEEIVVDPKTAKVRNPSFTDYLLPTILDTPTIPVDVLELADDHAPYGLRGVGEAPTLSSTPAVLAAIRNATGLELNRTPVRPEHLTGT from the coding sequence ATGGGCGTTACCGGTTCCCCCAACAGCATCAACCAGGGCACCCGCACCAAGGGCGGCATCGGCGAATCCACGCTGCGCCCCGACGGGATCCTGAAGGTCACCGGCGAGTTCGCGTACTCCTCGGACATGTGGCACGAGGACATGCTCTGGGGCCACACCCTGCGCTCCACCGTCGCGCACGCCGAGATCGTCTCGATCGACACCTCCGAGGCGCTCGCCACCTCCGGCGTCTACGCCGTACTCACCTACGACGACCTGCCGACCGCGGTGAAGAACTACGGCCTGGAGATCCAGGACACCCCCGTCCTCGCCCACGGCAAGGTCCGCCACCACGGCGAGCCGGTGGCGCTCGTCGCCGCCGACCACCCGGAGACGGCCCGCCGTGCCGCGGCGAAGATCCGGATCGACTACCGCGAGCTCCCGGTCATCACCGACGAGGCCTCCGCGACCGCCCCCGACGCGATCCTCGTCCACGAGGGCCGCGACGACCACCACATCGGGCACGTACCGCACCCCAACATCGTCCACCGCCAGCCGATCGTCCGCGGCGACGCGGAGGCGGCGAAGGCACGCGCCGACGTGGTGGTCAGCGGCGAGTACGTCTTCGGCATGCAGGACCAGGCCTTCCTCGGCCCCGAGTCCGGTCTCGCCGTGCCGTCCGAGGACGGCGGCGTGGACCTGTACGTCGCCACCCAGTGGCTGCACTCGGACCTCCGCCAGATCGCCCCCGTCCTCGGGCTGCCCGAGGACAAGGTCCGTATGACGCTCTCCGGCGTCGGCGGCGCGTTCGGCGGGCGCGAGGACCTGTCGATGCAGATCCACGCCTGCCTGCTGGCGCTGCGCACCGGCAAGCCGGTGAAGATCGTCTACAACCGCTTCGAGTCCTTCTTCGGACACGTCCACCGTCACCCCGCCAAGCTCTGGTACGAGCACGGCGCCACCCGTGACGGCAAGCTGACCCACATGAAGTGCCGCATCGTGCTGGACGGCGGGGCCTACGCCTCCGCCTCGCCGGCCGTCGTCGGCAACGCCTCCTCGCTCGCCGTCGGCCCGTACGTCATCGAGGACGTCGACATCGAGGCGCTCGCCCTCTACACCAACAACCCGCCGTGCGGCGCGATGCGCGGCTTCGGCGCGGTCCAGGCCTGCTTCGCCTACGAGGCGCAGATGGACAAGGTCGCCTCCGAACTCGGCATGGACCCCGTCGAGTTCAGGCAGCTCAACGCCATGGAGCAGGGCACCCTGCTGCCGACCGGACAGGTGGTCGACTCGCCCGCCCCGGTCGCCGAACTGCTGCGCCGGGTCAAGGCCAGGCCGCTGCCGCCGGAGCGTCAGTGGGAGAGCGCCGGCGAGCACGCCGACGTGCGCGCACTGCCCGGCGGGCTCTCCAACACCACGCACGGCGAAGGTGTCGTACGCGGTGTCGGATACGCGGTCGGCCTGAAGAACGTCGGCTTCTCCGAGGGCTTCGACGACTACTCCACCGCCCGGGTGCGCATGGAGGTCATCGGCGGCGAACCCGTCGCGACCGTGCACACCGCCATGGCGGAGGTGGGCCAGGGCGGCGTCACCGTGCACGCCCAGATCGCCCGTACCGAACTGGGTGTCTCCCAGGTCACCATCCACCCGGCCGACACCCGCGTCGGTTCGGCGGGTTCGACCTCCGCCTCCCGGCAGACGTACGTCACCGGCGGCGCCGTGAAGAACTCCTGCGAGGCCGTCCGCGAGCAGGTCCTGGAGATCGGCCGCCGCAAGTTCGGTACGTACCACCCCGCCTGGGCCACCGCCGAACTCCTGCTGGAGGGCGGCAAGGTCGTCACCGACGGCGGCGAGGTTCTGGCCGACCTGGCCGATGTGCTGGAGGGCGAGGCGGTCGACGTCGAACTGGAGTGGCGCCACCGGCCCACCGAGGCCTTCGACCTGCGTACCGGACAGGGCAACGGCCACGTCCAGTACTCCTTTGCCGCGCACCGTGCGGTCGTCGAGGTCGACACCGAGCTGGGCCTGGTCAAGGTCATCGAACTGGCCTGCGCCCAGGACGTCGGCAAGGCGCTCAACCCGCTCTCCGTCATCGGCCAGATCCAGGGCGGCACCCTCCAGGGCATGGGCATCGCCGTCATGGAGGAGATCGTCGTCGACCCGAAGACCGCGAAGGTGCGCAACCCGTCCTTCACGGACTACCTCCTTCCCACCATCCTCGACACCCCGACCATCCCGGTCGACGTGCTCGAACTCGCCGACGACCACGCCCCGTACGGGCTCCGTGGTGTCGGCGAGGCCCCCACCCTGTCGTCGACCCCGGCCGTCCTCGCGGCGATCCGGAACGCGACGGGGCTGGAGCTCAACCGGACCCCGGTCCGCCCGGAGCACCTCACCGGCACCTGA
- a CDS encoding (2Fe-2S)-binding protein: MRVNFTVNGRRHEADDVWEGESLLYVLRERMGLPGSKNACEQGECGSCTVRLDGVPVCSCLVAAGQVEGRDVVTVEGLADFAAHRSEAHPGTGCASGACGVTVDQAQRWKAKPSGEEHRDTGELSPIQQAFIDAGAVQCGFCTPGLLVAADELLERTPEPSDADIREALSGNLCRCTGYEKILDAVRLAAARAEETV, encoded by the coding sequence ATGCGCGTCAATTTCACGGTCAACGGCCGCCGGCACGAGGCCGACGACGTCTGGGAGGGCGAGTCCCTCCTGTACGTCCTGCGTGAGCGGATGGGCCTGCCCGGTTCCAAGAACGCCTGCGAGCAGGGCGAGTGCGGCTCCTGCACGGTCCGCCTGGACGGGGTCCCGGTCTGCTCGTGTCTGGTCGCCGCCGGCCAGGTCGAGGGCCGCGACGTCGTCACCGTCGAAGGTCTCGCCGACTTCGCCGCCCACCGCTCCGAGGCCCACCCCGGCACCGGCTGCGCGTCGGGCGCCTGCGGCGTCACGGTCGACCAGGCGCAGCGGTGGAAGGCCAAGCCGTCCGGCGAGGAGCACCGCGACACCGGTGAGCTCTCCCCGATCCAGCAGGCGTTCATCGACGCCGGAGCCGTCCAGTGCGGCTTCTGCACCCCCGGCCTGCTGGTCGCCGCCGACGAACTCCTGGAGCGCACCCCGGAGCCCTCCGACGCGGACATCCGCGAGGCGCTCTCCGGCAACCTCTGCCGCTGCACCGGCTACGAGAAGATCCTCGACGCGGTCCGCCTCGCGGCCGCCCGCGCGGAAGAAACGGTCTAG
- a CDS encoding FAD binding domain-containing protein, giving the protein MDFLRPASWEEALAAKAEHPTAVPIAGGTDVMVEINFDHRRPEYLLDLNRIGDLSEWEVGQESVRLGASVPYSAIMEHLRAELPGLALASHTVASPQIRNRGGVGGNLGTASPAGDAHPALLAAGAEVEAESVRGTRMIPIDAFYTGVKRNALEPDELIRAVHIKKADGPQQYSKVGTRNAMVIAVCAFGLALHPETRTVRTGIGSAAPTPVRAKEAEDFLNAALEEGGFWDSRTIITPSVAKQFATLAAAACNPIDDVRGTASYRRHAVGIMARRTLGWTWETYRGNGRSTEGAA; this is encoded by the coding sequence ATGGACTTCCTTCGCCCCGCCAGCTGGGAGGAGGCGCTCGCCGCCAAGGCCGAGCACCCTACGGCTGTGCCCATCGCGGGCGGCACCGATGTGATGGTCGAGATCAATTTCGACCACCGGCGGCCCGAGTACCTCCTGGACCTGAACCGCATCGGTGACCTGTCCGAGTGGGAGGTGGGCCAGGAGAGCGTACGGCTCGGCGCCTCTGTCCCGTACAGCGCCATCATGGAGCACCTGCGCGCCGAGCTGCCCGGACTGGCGCTCGCCTCGCACACCGTCGCCTCGCCGCAGATCCGCAACCGCGGCGGCGTCGGCGGCAACCTGGGCACCGCCTCGCCCGCCGGAGACGCCCACCCGGCGCTGCTCGCCGCGGGCGCCGAGGTCGAGGCCGAGTCCGTGCGCGGCACCCGGATGATTCCGATCGACGCCTTCTACACCGGCGTCAAGCGCAACGCCCTGGAGCCGGACGAGCTGATCCGGGCCGTGCACATCAAGAAGGCCGACGGGCCGCAGCAGTACTCCAAGGTCGGCACCCGCAACGCGATGGTCATCGCCGTCTGCGCCTTCGGCCTGGCCCTGCACCCCGAGACCCGCACGGTTCGCACCGGCATCGGATCCGCCGCCCCGACACCCGTACGGGCGAAGGAGGCCGAGGACTTCCTGAACGCCGCGCTGGAGGAGGGCGGGTTCTGGGACAGCCGGACCATCATCACACCCTCCGTCGCCAAGCAGTTCGCCACGCTCGCCGCGGCCGCCTGCAACCCGATCGACGACGTGCGCGGCACCGCGAGCTACCGCAGGCACGCGGTCGGGATCATGGCCCGCCGGACCCTCGGCTGGACCTGGGAGACGTACCGCGGCAACGGCCGCAGCACCGAAGGAGCTGCCTGA
- a CDS encoding PucR family transcriptional regulator: MRLRALLETDALGLRLLGGDEELDRSVRGVMTTDLKDPSRYLTGGELVLTGLAWHRDATDSEPFVRILSGAGVAGLAAGEAELGAIPDDLIEACRRHRLPLFAVNETVAFATITEHVVRQVSGERAGDLAAVVDRHRRLMTSGPTGGGPEVVLDLLGSDLDLHAWVLSPTGRQIAGAGAPLSGPAGAELAGLHLAAVRSGRRAPHRATVDGATYSLFPIRNHGRGAGPASRDVRESVLSDWLLAVEADAGDWPAARLDLLQGVTQLIAVERDRRDAARTVRRRLAQEVLELVQAGAPPAEIAARLRVAAPVLLPGLGSAPHWQVVVARVEWDEPDAPGGAGSGIAGGPVAQALLEEILVDPAVTGPDSADRIAVAHSGDEAIALVPLPALADALPEADEAEGEAPKADPALHADALLAAVRAPLSAGLADDGRLTLGVSASVHSAEGLRGALEEARHARRVAAARPGRVCAAGHHELASHVLLLPFVPDDVRRAFTARLLDPLRDYDRRHRAELIPTLEAFLDCDGSWTRCAARLHLHVNTLRYRIGRIEQLTGRDLSRLEDKLDFFLALRMS; encoded by the coding sequence ATGCGGCTGCGCGCACTGCTGGAGACCGACGCGCTGGGCCTGCGGCTGCTCGGCGGCGACGAGGAGCTGGACCGGTCGGTCCGCGGCGTGATGACCACCGACCTGAAGGACCCCAGCCGCTACCTCACGGGCGGCGAGCTGGTGCTGACCGGACTGGCCTGGCACCGGGACGCGACGGACTCGGAGCCGTTCGTACGGATCCTGTCGGGGGCCGGGGTCGCCGGGCTCGCGGCGGGCGAGGCGGAGCTCGGAGCCATCCCTGACGACCTGATCGAGGCGTGCCGCCGCCACCGGCTGCCGCTCTTCGCCGTGAACGAGACCGTCGCGTTCGCAACGATCACCGAGCATGTGGTGCGCCAGGTGTCCGGCGAGCGGGCGGGTGACCTGGCCGCGGTGGTGGACCGGCACCGCAGGCTGATGACCTCGGGGCCGACGGGCGGCGGGCCCGAGGTGGTCCTCGATCTACTCGGCTCCGACCTCGATCTGCACGCCTGGGTGCTCTCGCCCACCGGCCGGCAGATCGCGGGCGCGGGTGCACCGCTGTCGGGACCGGCGGGTGCGGAGCTGGCCGGGCTGCATCTGGCCGCGGTGCGCTCCGGCCGCCGCGCCCCGCACCGGGCCACCGTCGACGGGGCGACGTATTCGCTCTTCCCGATCCGCAACCACGGCAGAGGCGCCGGGCCGGCCTCCCGCGATGTGCGGGAGTCGGTGCTCTCCGACTGGCTGCTGGCCGTCGAGGCGGACGCGGGCGACTGGCCGGCCGCCCGGCTCGACCTGCTCCAGGGCGTCACCCAGCTGATCGCGGTGGAACGGGACCGGCGCGACGCGGCCCGCACGGTGCGCCGCAGGCTCGCCCAGGAGGTCCTGGAGCTGGTGCAGGCCGGTGCACCGCCGGCCGAGATCGCCGCCAGGCTGCGGGTCGCCGCCCCGGTCCTGCTGCCCGGGCTCGGAAGTGCGCCGCACTGGCAGGTGGTGGTGGCCCGGGTCGAGTGGGACGAGCCGGACGCGCCCGGCGGCGCCGGTTCCGGCATCGCGGGCGGGCCGGTCGCCCAGGCCCTGCTGGAGGAGATCCTGGTCGACCCGGCGGTGACCGGGCCGGATTCCGCGGACCGGATCGCGGTCGCCCACTCGGGTGACGAGGCCATCGCGCTCGTACCGCTGCCCGCCCTCGCCGACGCCCTGCCGGAGGCGGACGAGGCCGAGGGGGAGGCCCCGAAGGCCGACCCCGCGCTGCACGCCGACGCCCTGCTGGCCGCCGTGCGCGCCCCGCTCTCCGCGGGCCTCGCCGACGACGGGCGCCTGACACTGGGTGTCAGCGCCTCGGTGCATTCGGCCGAGGGGCTGCGCGGCGCCCTGGAGGAGGCCCGGCACGCCCGCCGGGTGGCGGCGGCCCGTCCGGGGCGGGTCTGCGCGGCCGGCCACCACGAGCTGGCCTCGCACGTCCTGCTGCTGCCGTTCGTCCCCGACGATGTGCGTCGTGCGTTCACCGCACGGCTGCTCGACCCGCTGCGCGATTACGACCGGCGCCACCGCGCGGAGCTGATCCCGACTCTGGAGGCGTTCCTGGACTGCGACGGTTCATGGACTCGCTGTGCGGCCCGGCTGCACCTCCACGTCAACACCTTGCGCTACCGGATCGGGCGAATCGAGCAGTTGACGGGCCGTGACCTTTCCCGGCTCGAGGACAAGCTCGATTTCTTCCTGGCCCTGCGTATGAGCTGA
- a CDS encoding GntR family transcriptional regulator has translation MEQGRAREDMWTPHASAAPMTASSSLRVPEQARGEHTHNELPAPRTPVQRHSVRGQILDALRAALVDGELTPGQVYSAPALGARFGVSATPVREAMQQLAVEGAVEVVPNRGFRVAERGPGELAELAEVRALLEVPVMLRLARTVPPAGWCALRPLADATVAAAAVGDRASYAEADRAFHGAVLALNGNAQLVMVADELHRRSQWPLEGNPVTRRADLLADAAEHTALLDALVAQDVTVVQSLVREHFTGADR, from the coding sequence GTGGAGCAGGGCAGAGCCCGTGAGGACATGTGGACACCGCATGCGTCCGCCGCGCCCATGACCGCCTCCTCGTCCCTCCGGGTGCCCGAGCAGGCCCGTGGCGAGCACACCCACAACGAGTTGCCCGCCCCCCGGACCCCGGTGCAGCGGCACTCCGTGCGCGGTCAGATCCTGGACGCCCTGCGCGCCGCCCTCGTCGACGGCGAGCTGACCCCCGGGCAGGTCTACTCCGCCCCGGCGCTGGGCGCCCGTTTCGGGGTCTCCGCCACTCCCGTGCGCGAGGCGATGCAGCAGCTGGCCGTGGAAGGGGCCGTCGAGGTCGTGCCGAACCGCGGCTTCCGGGTCGCCGAGCGCGGGCCCGGCGAGCTGGCCGAGCTGGCCGAGGTGCGGGCGCTGCTCGAAGTACCCGTCATGCTGCGGCTCGCCCGCACCGTCCCGCCGGCCGGCTGGTGCGCCCTGCGCCCGCTGGCCGACGCCACCGTCGCGGCGGCGGCCGTCGGGGACCGGGCGAGCTACGCGGAGGCGGACCGGGCCTTCCACGGGGCGGTGCTCGCCCTCAACGGGAACGCCCAGCTGGTGATGGTGGCCGACGAACTGCACCGCCGCTCCCAGTGGCCCCTGGAGGGCAACCCCGTCACCCGCCGCGCCGATCTGCTGGCGGACGCCGCCGAGCACACGGCCCTGCTGGACGCGCTGGTCGCCCAGGACGTGACCGTCGTGCAGTCGCTCGTACGCGAACACTTCACCGGCGCGGACCGCTGA
- a CDS encoding (2Fe-2S)-binding protein encodes MTLPTLLPDMTTSAVTDAYTRLAEVFPGLRAEALTDGETSPGGAGWVGAHELAAGGSGLDAFLAWDDAQVLRDYGQQARPDVVAGFGLHRYAWPACLLVTVPWFLHRRVPRIPVEGVAFHRALGHLTVRVREFACLPGDPAAELPGARVVADEAALRAEVLASVAEHLGPVLDGFGPRMRRGKRALWGMATDEIVEGLWYIAHLLGEERRAMAELEALLPGTTKPYVGTAGFRELTGPNGESLPTRDRASCCMFYTVRPEDTCVTCPRTCDADRVRKLTPAP; translated from the coding sequence ATGACCCTGCCCACTCTGCTCCCCGACATGACGACCTCGGCGGTGACGGACGCGTACACGCGTCTGGCCGAGGTCTTTCCCGGGCTGCGCGCCGAGGCGCTGACGGACGGCGAGACCTCCCCCGGCGGCGCCGGCTGGGTGGGCGCCCACGAGCTCGCGGCGGGTGGCAGCGGGCTCGACGCCTTCCTCGCCTGGGACGACGCGCAGGTGCTGCGGGACTACGGGCAGCAGGCCAGGCCCGATGTGGTCGCCGGCTTCGGACTGCACCGCTACGCATGGCCGGCCTGTCTGCTGGTGACGGTGCCGTGGTTCCTGCACCGGCGGGTGCCGCGCATCCCGGTCGAGGGCGTCGCCTTCCACCGGGCGCTGGGCCATCTGACCGTACGGGTGCGGGAATTCGCCTGCCTGCCCGGCGATCCGGCGGCGGAGCTGCCGGGTGCGCGCGTGGTGGCGGACGAGGCCGCACTGCGCGCCGAGGTGCTCGCGTCCGTGGCCGAACACCTCGGCCCGGTCCTCGACGGCTTCGGCCCGCGGATGCGGCGCGGCAAGCGGGCGCTGTGGGGCATGGCGACGGACGAGATCGTCGAGGGCCTCTGGTACATCGCCCATCTCCTCGGCGAGGAACGGCGCGCGATGGCCGAGCTGGAGGCGCTCCTGCCGGGCACCACGAAGCCGTACGTCGGCACGGCGGGCTTCCGCGAGCTGACCGGACCGAACGGGGAGTCGCTGCCCACCCGGGACCGGGCGAGCTGCTGCATGTTCTACACGGTGCGGCCCGAGGACACCTGTGTCACCTGCCCGCGCACCTGCGACGCGGACCGGGTCCGGAAGCTGACGCCCGCCCCCTGA
- a CDS encoding DUF2637 domain-containing protein produces MRLTDISLDWLLPAAVLLAGVMAAVAVVARGKRASDTSAADDTWERSEDRRRRKEALYATASYVLLFCCAAVAAALSFHGLVGFGTQNLGLSGGWEYLVPFGLDGAAMFCSVLAVREASHGDAALGSRLLVWTFAGAAAWFNWVHAPRGLNHAGAPHFFAGMSLSAAVLFDRALKQTRVAALREQGLVPRPLPQIRIVRWLRAPRETFGAWSLMLLEGVRTLDEAVDEVREDRRENEQNRLRRRDQEKLDRAQIKALNRQNRAWGRVGRGSAQVDVQAIAPATGSAQSVAEPAISEPGQLPLRPRPSLQAVNGPNSRDVPELGAPDPRAVDLTPEDDTQALPRLDSLEQKLKDLEQQFG; encoded by the coding sequence ATGAGACTGACCGACATATCGCTTGACTGGCTGCTTCCGGCCGCCGTGCTGCTGGCGGGGGTCATGGCGGCGGTGGCGGTGGTCGCGCGCGGCAAGCGCGCCTCTGACACATCCGCGGCCGACGACACCTGGGAACGCAGCGAGGACCGGCGCAGACGCAAGGAGGCGCTGTACGCGACCGCTTCGTACGTTCTGCTGTTCTGCTGTGCTGCGGTCGCCGCCGCACTGTCCTTCCACGGACTCGTCGGCTTCGGCACACAGAATCTCGGCCTCTCCGGAGGCTGGGAGTATCTGGTGCCGTTCGGCCTCGACGGGGCGGCGATGTTCTGCTCCGTGCTCGCCGTGCGTGAGGCCAGCCACGGGGACGCCGCGCTCGGCTCGCGGCTGCTGGTGTGGACCTTCGCCGGTGCCGCCGCCTGGTTCAACTGGGTGCACGCGCCGCGCGGCCTGAACCACGCGGGCGCCCCGCACTTCTTCGCGGGGATGTCGCTCTCGGCGGCCGTGCTCTTCGACCGGGCGCTGAAACAGACCCGAGTGGCAGCGCTGCGCGAACAGGGCCTGGTGCCCCGTCCGTTGCCGCAGATCCGGATCGTACGGTGGCTGCGTGCACCCCGGGAGACCTTCGGCGCCTGGTCGCTGATGCTGCTCGAAGGCGTACGCACGCTGGACGAAGCGGTCGACGAAGTACGCGAGGACCGCCGGGAGAACGAGCAGAACCGTCTCCGCAGGCGGGACCAGGAGAAGCTGGACCGGGCACAGATCAAGGCCCTGAACCGGCAGAACCGGGCCTGGGGACGGGTCGGCCGGGGCAGCGCCCAGGTGGACGTCCAGGCCATCGCCCCCGCGACGGGCTCCGCGCAGTCCGTCGCGGAGCCCGCCATATCCGAGCCGGGTCAGCTGCCCCTGCGACCCCGGCCATCCCTGCAAGCCGTGAACGGCCCGAACTCGAGGGACGTCCCTGAGCTGGGGGCGCCCGATCCGAGAGCGGTCGACCTCACCCCCGAGGACGACACCCAGGCACTGCCCAGACTCGACTCTCTGGAGCAGAAACTGAAGGACCTGGAGCAGCAGTTCGGCTGA
- a CDS encoding ATP-binding protein, with protein sequence MGRQELARLHRRVGRADLAAVAEVRGAVRELLRYRWKEEPAQVAELLLSELVTNALVHTDDGAVVAVSVEPQKLRVEVRDFVPGMPVSHVPNADDGTHGRGLVLVESLADSWGISPHALGKVVWFELDGERP encoded by the coding sequence ATGGGGCGTCAGGAACTGGCCCGACTGCATCGCAGAGTCGGCCGTGCCGATCTGGCGGCCGTCGCGGAAGTGCGGGGCGCGGTGCGGGAATTGCTGCGATACCGATGGAAGGAGGAGCCCGCGCAGGTGGCTGAACTGCTGCTCAGCGAGCTCGTGACCAACGCGCTGGTCCATACGGACGACGGAGCGGTCGTCGCCGTCAGCGTGGAGCCGCAGAAGCTGCGCGTGGAAGTACGGGACTTCGTCCCGGGCATGCCCGTGTCGCACGTACCGAACGCCGACGACGGTACGCACGGCAGGGGACTTGTCCTGGTGGAGAGCCTCGCGGACTCCTGGGGAATCAGCCCGCACGCCCTGGGCAAGGTGGTCTGGTTCGAACTGGACGGCGAACGGCCCTGA
- a CDS encoding serine/threonine-protein kinase, whose amino-acid sequence MTSVHNDSHGDGEDNLDGGIKPLAATDPVRIGPYLLLGRLGAGGMGRVYLARSEGGRTVAVKVVHSEHVADPQFRARFRREVDAARRVGERYTAPVLDAAPDAEYPWVATGYVPGLSLEQVVRGHGALPAASVLALADGLLRALNDIHSAGIVHRDLKPSNVMLTVEGPKVIDFGIARAVETSVDSLLTSTGMVIGSPGFMAPEQIRGESAGPKSDVFTLGCVLTYAATGTLPFGNGVSNQHAVMYHIVEAEPDIEEVRDEALRTLIGRLLAKSVTERPSVDKLLAERGSEGPAAGASWLPAGVVSHLARQSARLLDAEAAPVRQEGVDRGTVDLRAPADVAVVASVGGTAEPKRKRDERRRPWFVAVPLVVVLGGGGGTLAILQPFGGDSDRGIHASPSSGATAPSVPGSPSAPHSSPPPSDRSPQASGGKKDDDRKDGEDGKGSGDAGGSAGGAGTPDGGGTSAVGGSGAGSSGDGTDATDGGSSSSGGSSGGSTGGGGSVSTSGSTSGSTSGSGSTSGSTTTGSGGASGSTGGSGGGSTVPSSFAGTWKYGDAYNVGQPGTITISGSGVVRLTDFPVNNCPYEAKVTSTANGNSRINVGTAKLVGANPGYCYATLDASYFTLNGSGVQHNVGAAHADGYYYKRA is encoded by the coding sequence ATGACCAGCGTGCACAACGACAGCCACGGGGACGGCGAGGACAACCTCGACGGCGGCATCAAGCCGCTGGCCGCCACCGACCCGGTCCGCATCGGGCCCTACCTGCTGCTCGGCAGACTCGGTGCGGGGGGCATGGGCCGGGTCTACCTGGCCCGTTCCGAGGGCGGCCGCACGGTCGCGGTCAAGGTGGTGCACTCCGAGCACGTCGCGGACCCGCAGTTCAGGGCCCGCTTCCGCCGTGAGGTCGATGCGGCGAGGCGCGTGGGGGAGCGCTACACCGCGCCCGTACTGGACGCAGCCCCCGACGCGGAGTACCCCTGGGTGGCCACGGGTTATGTCCCGGGGCTCTCCCTGGAACAGGTGGTCCGGGGCCATGGTGCGCTCCCCGCCGCGTCCGTACTCGCCCTTGCCGACGGGCTTTTGCGCGCACTCAACGACATCCATTCGGCCGGCATCGTCCACCGCGACCTGAAGCCGTCGAACGTGATGCTCACGGTCGAGGGGCCCAAGGTCATCGACTTCGGGATCGCCCGCGCTGTCGAAACGTCCGTCGATTCCCTTCTCACCAGCACGGGAATGGTGATCGGATCGCCCGGCTTCATGGCACCGGAGCAGATCCGCGGCGAGAGCGCGGGCCCGAAGAGCGACGTGTTCACCCTCGGCTGCGTGCTCACGTATGCGGCGACCGGCACGCTCCCCTTCGGCAACGGGGTGAGCAACCAGCACGCGGTGATGTACCACATCGTCGAGGCCGAACCCGACATCGAGGAGGTCCGCGACGAGGCTCTGCGCACCCTGATCGGCCGCCTCCTGGCCAAGTCGGTCACCGAACGGCCCTCCGTGGACAAGCTGTTGGCCGAGCGCGGCAGCGAGGGCCCTGCCGCGGGGGCGTCGTGGCTGCCGGCCGGAGTGGTGAGCCACCTCGCGCGGCAGTCGGCGCGGCTCCTGGACGCGGAGGCGGCGCCGGTGCGGCAGGAGGGCGTCGACCGAGGGACGGTGGACCTGCGGGCGCCGGCGGACGTCGCCGTGGTCGCCTCCGTCGGTGGGACGGCCGAGCCGAAACGCAAGCGGGACGAGCGACGCCGCCCATGGTTCGTGGCCGTTCCCCTGGTCGTGGTCCTGGGCGGGGGAGGCGGCACGCTGGCGATCCTGCAGCCGTTCGGCGGCGACAGCGACCGTGGCATCCACGCGTCCCCGTCCAGCGGTGCGACGGCCCCTTCGGTGCCGGGGTCGCCGTCGGCACCGCACAGCTCACCTCCCCCGAGCGACAGGAGTCCCCAGGCGTCCGGCGGCAAGAAGGACGACGACCGGAAGGACGGCGAGGACGGGAAGGGAAGCGGGGACGCCGGAGGCTCGGCCGGCGGTGCGGGAACACCGGACGGCGGCGGTACGTCCGCCGTGGGCGGCTCCGGCGCAGGTTCCTCCGGTGACGGCACCGATGCGACGGACGGCGGGAGTTCGAGCAGCGGAGGATCGAGCGGTGGGAGTACGGGCGGCGGAGGATCAGTCAGCACCTCGGGCAGCACGTCGGGCTCCACGAGCGGCTCCGGCAGCACCTCCGGGTCCACCACGACCGGTTCGGGAGGCGCTTCGGGCTCCACGGGCGGATCAGGGGGCGGGAGTACGGTGCCGTCGTCGTTCGCGGGCACCTGGAAGTACGGCGACGCGTACAACGTGGGGCAGCCGGGCACGATCACCATCTCCGGGTCGGGTGTGGTGCGTCTGACCGACTTCCCGGTCAACAACTGCCCGTACGAGGCCAAGGTGACGTCCACGGCGAACGGCAACAGCCGTATCAACGTCGGCACGGCCAAGCTCGTCGGCGCCAACCCCGGCTACTGCTACGCCACGCTCGACGCGTCGTACTTCACCCTCAACGGCAGCGGCGTCCAGCACAACGTCGGCGCCGCCCATGCCGACGGCTACTACTACAAACGGGCCTGA